The Hymenobacter sp. DG01 genome has a segment encoding these proteins:
- a CDS encoding MotA/TolQ/ExbB proton channel family protein: protein MEQKNAMNKPAARPAAAAPKGEAKGGGSSMFAILAIVLAFIVSVVVYKFVLGDGSHFQGGNNENNPLPGDYFGVVYKGGPVVPVLITMFLCVIIFSIERALTISRAKGSKSIESFVRTIRQKLNVNDITGAIAACDQQKGSVANVVKAGLGKYQEMARERGMEKDQKILAIQKEIEESTALELPMLEKNLVIISTLASIATLVGLIGTVLGMIKAFSALAQGGAPDAVGLANGISEALINTALGISTSALAIVAYNFFTSKIDELTYSIDEAGFSIIQTFAAQHGETEHHTA, encoded by the coding sequence ATGGAACAAAAGAATGCCATGAACAAGCCCGCGGCTCGGCCCGCCGCTGCTGCGCCGAAAGGCGAAGCCAAGGGCGGTGGTTCTTCGATGTTTGCCATTCTCGCCATCGTATTGGCGTTTATCGTAAGCGTAGTAGTCTACAAATTTGTATTAGGTGATGGCAGCCACTTCCAAGGCGGCAACAACGAAAACAACCCCCTCCCCGGCGACTACTTCGGTGTAGTTTACAAAGGTGGTCCGGTAGTACCCGTACTGATTACCATGTTCCTGTGCGTAATCATCTTCTCGATTGAGCGCGCTCTGACCATCAGCCGTGCAAAAGGCAGCAAGAGCATTGAGTCCTTCGTGCGCACCATCCGTCAGAAACTGAACGTGAACGACATCACGGGCGCTATTGCCGCCTGCGACCAGCAGAAAGGCTCGGTTGCCAACGTGGTAAAAGCTGGCCTGGGCAAATACCAGGAAATGGCTCGTGAGCGTGGCATGGAGAAAGATCAGAAGATCCTGGCCATCCAGAAAGAGATTGAAGAATCGACCGCTCTGGAACTGCCTATGCTGGAGAAAAACCTCGTTATCATCTCGACCCTGGCTTCTATCGCTACCCTGGTAGGTCTGATCGGTACGGTACTGGGTATGATCAAGGCCTTCTCGGCTCTGGCCCAAGGTGGTGCTCCTGACGCAGTAGGTCTGGCTAACGGTATCTCGGAAGCACTGATCAACACGGCTCTGGGTATCAGCACCTCGGCTCTGGCTATCGTAGCCTACAACTTCTTCACCAGCAAAATTGACGAGCTGACCTACAGCATCGACGAAGCTGGCTTCAGCATCATTCAGACCTTCGCTGCTCAACACGGCGAAACCGAGCACCACACTGCTTAA
- a CDS encoding biopolymer transporter ExbD has protein sequence MPKVKPHRTSPSLDMTPMVDLAFLLVTFFMLTTKFAPEEAVVVDTPSSTSEIRLPESHVITIAVDKEKRVFFGVDDDAIKSDLLTQVGAKYGVSFTPAQIQAFRGVASSFGTPIEKLPALLSLDSEQRKNVKQEGIPADSVNNQFIEWVQTAQALSRKSPYGKPAYVAIKGDGSADVPTVMKVIRLMQDKNINRFNLITDLETKPTASN, from the coding sequence ATGCCCAAAGTAAAGCCTCATAGAACGTCACCGTCGTTGGATATGACCCCGATGGTGGACTTGGCCTTCCTGCTGGTGACTTTCTTCATGCTCACCACCAAGTTTGCCCCGGAAGAGGCTGTGGTGGTCGATACGCCTTCTTCTACTTCTGAAATTCGCTTGCCTGAGTCGCACGTAATTACCATTGCGGTTGACAAAGAGAAGCGGGTATTCTTCGGAGTGGATGATGACGCTATCAAGTCGGATTTGCTGACCCAGGTAGGAGCTAAGTATGGAGTGAGCTTCACTCCCGCTCAGATCCAGGCCTTTAGAGGCGTCGCTTCGAGCTTTGGTACTCCCATCGAAAAACTGCCCGCGCTTCTGAGCCTGGACAGTGAACAGCGGAAGAACGTGAAACAGGAGGGTATTCCTGCTGACTCCGTTAACAACCAGTTCATCGAGTGGGTACAAACTGCTCAGGCCCTGAGCCGTAAATCGCCCTACGGTAAGCCTGCCTATGTGGCTATCAAGGGTGACGGTAGTGCCGACGTGCCGACTGTGATGAAAGTCATTAGACTGATGCAGGATAAGAACATCAACCGGTTCAACCTGATTACTGACCTGGAAACCAAACCCACGGCCAGTAACTAA
- a CDS encoding energy transducer TonB gives MMDNAQLANASLDDIVFEGRNKAYGAYVIRRVYGKHVTRAVLLSVALFALMIAFPLVARMLKKEEVVADEKMLKVNVLEAPPLDATKPPPPPPPPPDAPPPPPPKLSTIKFVPPVVKKDNEVQKQEEIPDQEELKDKVVANETVKGNTDNPADLAGLEPGEGTKAVEEVVETKPYTYVEQMPVFPGGQEALLQYIAKNIKYPAMALRNQVEGRVFIKFVVGPDGSVTNAEVQKGIGAGCDEESLRVIKNLPRFTPGKQNGRAVSVYYTVPVTFAIK, from the coding sequence ATGATGGACAACGCACAGTTGGCCAATGCCTCCCTCGATGACATCGTCTTCGAGGGGCGCAATAAGGCCTATGGAGCCTACGTAATCCGGCGGGTGTATGGCAAGCACGTAACCCGGGCAGTTCTTCTCTCCGTTGCGCTCTTCGCTCTCATGATTGCTTTCCCTCTGGTGGCACGCATGCTGAAGAAAGAAGAGGTAGTAGCCGATGAGAAGATGCTAAAGGTGAACGTACTAGAGGCCCCACCCCTGGATGCCACTAAGCCGCCACCCCCACCGCCGCCGCCACCAGACGCGCCGCCACCGCCGCCGCCAAAGCTCTCCACGATTAAGTTTGTGCCGCCTGTTGTGAAGAAAGACAACGAGGTGCAGAAGCAGGAAGAAATTCCGGATCAGGAAGAGCTGAAGGATAAGGTGGTTGCCAACGAGACCGTAAAGGGCAACACCGACAATCCTGCCGACCTGGCTGGTTTGGAACCCGGTGAAGGCACCAAAGCGGTAGAGGAGGTAGTGGAAACTAAGCCCTATACCTACGTTGAGCAGATGCCGGTTTTCCCAGGCGGACAAGAGGCCCTGCTCCAGTACATTGCTAAGAACATTAAGTATCCGGCAATGGCACTGCGCAACCAAGTTGAAGGCCGCGTTTTCATTAAGTTCGTAGTAGGCCCCGACGGGTCGGTTACGAATGCCGAGGTGCAGAAAGGTATCGGTGCCGGTTGCGACGAAGAGTCGCTGCGGGTTATCAAAAACCTGCCTCGCTTCACTCCTGGTAAGCAGAACGGTCGGGCTGTTTCGGTGTACTACACTGTTCCGGTAACCTTCGCTATCAAGTAG
- a CDS encoding energy transducer TonB: protein MATALAALLIATPLVIQRFWPSETITPEVPVDPLKPITLIDPVFATPKPAEPAATATVVVRPPSATATRVVPDEQVQSVPDEQITAPVADGPVVVGDVPQEGTGGSLVATGPVGGSDSASKPAAPPVTKPFVHVENMPEFMGGSAALTKYLQRHLRYPSQALRAGVEGKVYISFTVNSDGSIMDIEVLKGLGYGTDEEASRVIRQMPAWKPGYQNQHAVPVRYTLPITFKYE from the coding sequence ATGGCTACTGCTTTAGCCGCTTTACTGATTGCTACCCCCCTGGTGATTCAGCGTTTCTGGCCCTCAGAAACGATAACGCCGGAAGTTCCGGTTGACCCTCTTAAGCCAATTACACTGATTGACCCTGTTTTCGCGACTCCCAAACCCGCAGAGCCTGCCGCCACTGCTACAGTAGTAGTAAGGCCACCTAGTGCTACTGCTACCCGGGTTGTGCCTGATGAGCAGGTGCAGTCCGTCCCAGATGAGCAGATTACGGCTCCGGTAGCCGATGGCCCGGTAGTGGTAGGTGATGTGCCTCAGGAGGGGACTGGAGGCAGTTTGGTAGCTACCGGCCCGGTAGGCGGCAGTGACTCCGCTTCCAAGCCCGCGGCTCCGCCTGTTACCAAGCCCTTCGTGCACGTAGAGAACATGCCGGAGTTCATGGGTGGTAGCGCAGCCCTTACCAAGTACCTGCAGCGGCACCTGCGCTACCCCTCCCAAGCACTCCGGGCCGGAGTAGAGGGGAAAGTATATATTTCCTTTACCGTCAACTCTGATGGCAGCATTATGGACATCGAAGTTTTGAAGGGCCTGGGCTACGGTACGGATGAAGAGGCCTCGCGCGTAATCCGGCAGATGCCGGCCTGGAAGCCTGGCTACCAAAACCAGCACGCCGTACCGGTACGCTACACGCTGCCTATTACGTTTAAATACGAATAG
- a CDS encoding OmpH family outer membrane protein, whose protein sequence is MNKFRVALAAAALTFSTATVSMAQTAAPLKIGYTSVQYVLSQMPESKQIESQLKDYSTQLKTQLDAKGNEFRTKAEAYQKGATTMTEVVRADKEKELQNLQQSIQEFQQNAEVSLQQKQQTLLKPALDKLQKNIDAVADENGYTYILNSDGDSPLLLHGPKDGDVSDLILKKMGITPGAAAAASKVATPAASPAAATPTANSATKTKTKTKK, encoded by the coding sequence ATGAACAAATTCCGCGTTGCGCTGGCTGCTGCCGCTCTTACCTTCTCTACGGCTACGGTTTCGATGGCACAGACGGCTGCTCCGCTGAAAATTGGCTATACCAGCGTACAGTACGTGCTGAGCCAGATGCCCGAGAGCAAGCAAATTGAGTCGCAGCTGAAGGACTACAGCACCCAGCTCAAAACTCAGCTTGATGCTAAAGGCAACGAATTCCGCACCAAAGCGGAAGCCTACCAGAAAGGTGCTACCACCATGACGGAAGTGGTACGCGCCGACAAGGAAAAGGAGTTGCAAAACCTGCAGCAGTCGATTCAGGAGTTTCAGCAGAACGCTGAGGTTTCGCTGCAGCAGAAGCAGCAGACCCTGCTGAAGCCGGCCCTGGATAAGCTGCAGAAAAACATTGATGCTGTAGCGGATGAGAACGGCTATACCTACATCCTGAACTCGGATGGTGACAGTCCTCTGCTGCTGCACGGCCCCAAGGATGGCGACGTTTCGGACCTGATTCTGAAGAAAATGGGCATTACGCCCGGCGCTGCTGCCGCTGCCTCGAAGGTAGCTACCCCGGCTGCTAGCCCAGCCGCCGCTACCCCCACGGCTAACTCCGCCACAAAAACCAAAACCAAGACGAAGAAATAG
- a CDS encoding biopolymer transporter ExbD, protein MAEIQQQASGGGKGGKKRAKKMSTKIDMTPMVDLAFLLLTFFMLTTTFSKPTVMEVAMPVKPKPDDPEPPAIKASNALTLLLGENNKLYYYDGLLSSTEKPELKLTNYGADGVRKVLLQHKSNPDLVVLIKPEEKAAYKNMVDILDEMNITETKKYALVTITKNDTELIKSSGL, encoded by the coding sequence ATGGCAGAAATACAACAACAAGCCTCCGGCGGAGGGAAAGGCGGAAAGAAGCGGGCCAAGAAAATGTCGACCAAAATCGACATGACCCCGATGGTGGACTTGGCCTTCCTGCTGCTTACCTTCTTTATGCTTACGACCACCTTTAGCAAGCCTACCGTAATGGAGGTAGCTATGCCGGTGAAGCCGAAGCCCGATGATCCTGAGCCCCCAGCTATCAAAGCATCCAACGCTTTGACGCTGCTCTTAGGCGAAAACAACAAATTGTATTACTACGATGGGTTGTTGAGCAGCACTGAGAAGCCTGAACTGAAGCTTACCAACTACGGAGCCGATGGAGTTCGCAAAGTGCTGCTTCAGCACAAGAGCAATCCGGACCTCGTAGTTCTGATTAAGCCCGAAGAGAAGGCCGCTTATAAGAACATGGTGGACATTCTGGACGAGATGAACATCACCGAAACGAAGAAATACGCGTTGGTGACCATCACGAAGAATGACACGGAATTGATTAAATCTTCTGGATTATGA
- a CDS encoding tetratricopeptide repeat protein — protein sequence MNLKPWKLTLLAALSVSGSAALAQSSGAQKAIELERYGEARAALLRQGQSNETSFELGRLYQMRDMPDSAAYYFNRVSLNPKDAFTQVAAGRAALAQGKTAEAEIQFDNAVKTSKGKDQKVYTMIAQAYAESDVKDVTKALSYVSAGEKLNKGKDDAALMIARGDLYLKTEQGGGEAMNSYERATLADPNNVQAYVRKGQLNMRARTYNEAKTNFDKAISLDPNYAPAYNALAETYYFAGRYDDALAQFQKYSSLAEKTSSTDAKSASFLYLTKKYPEALVEVDKVLAKEPNNLTMNRLRAYSLYETGKNDEALAAMQKYMQLATASNKLITEDNVYYGKMLIKGGKTTEGAAIIKKAIDADPKKAAELQNELAQAYLAAKDYPNAIATLKARMAATKGGELTDKVYLGRAYELNGQYAQADSLYGVVLTERPNYVPGYQMRARANANIDKDSKQGLAKPYYEKYIEVAGSSADAAKYKTGLIEANKYLGYYYYQKGDKTAALPYWQQALALDPNDQQAKTAIAEINKPKTAAKAPVKRK from the coding sequence ATGAATCTCAAGCCCTGGAAGCTCACGCTCCTCGCTGCTTTGTCTGTTTCGGGCTCTGCTGCCCTGGCCCAATCATCGGGCGCCCAAAAAGCCATTGAGTTGGAGCGTTATGGCGAGGCCCGCGCTGCGTTGCTGCGGCAAGGACAATCGAACGAAACTTCGTTCGAGCTGGGTCGCCTGTACCAAATGCGCGACATGCCTGATTCGGCCGCGTATTATTTCAACCGTGTTTCTCTGAACCCGAAGGATGCCTTCACGCAGGTAGCCGCCGGCCGCGCCGCGCTGGCCCAGGGCAAAACGGCTGAGGCCGAAATTCAGTTTGACAACGCCGTTAAGACGTCCAAAGGCAAGGACCAGAAGGTGTACACCATGATTGCTCAGGCGTACGCTGAATCTGATGTAAAAGACGTAACCAAAGCCCTTTCCTACGTTAGCGCCGGCGAGAAACTGAATAAAGGCAAGGATGATGCGGCCTTGATGATTGCTCGCGGTGACTTGTACCTGAAGACGGAGCAAGGCGGTGGCGAGGCCATGAACAGCTACGAGCGTGCTACCCTGGCCGACCCCAATAACGTGCAGGCTTATGTGCGCAAGGGCCAGCTGAACATGCGCGCCCGCACTTACAACGAGGCCAAAACTAACTTCGACAAGGCTATCAGCCTTGACCCGAACTATGCACCGGCTTACAACGCCTTGGCCGAAACGTATTACTTCGCCGGTCGCTACGATGACGCTTTGGCGCAATTCCAGAAGTACTCCTCTCTGGCAGAGAAGACCTCTAGCACGGATGCTAAATCGGCTTCCTTTCTGTACCTGACCAAAAAGTACCCTGAGGCACTAGTGGAAGTAGATAAGGTCCTAGCCAAAGAGCCTAACAACCTCACCATGAACCGCTTGCGCGCTTACTCGCTCTATGAGACGGGCAAGAATGATGAGGCTCTGGCTGCTATGCAGAAATATATGCAGCTTGCTACTGCCAGCAACAAGCTCATTACCGAAGACAATGTGTACTACGGTAAGATGTTGATTAAGGGCGGCAAGACGACTGAAGGAGCAGCTATCATCAAGAAAGCCATTGATGCTGATCCGAAGAAAGCAGCCGAACTGCAGAACGAGTTGGCCCAGGCTTACCTGGCCGCGAAGGACTACCCCAATGCTATTGCCACTCTCAAGGCCCGCATGGCTGCTACCAAGGGCGGTGAGCTGACTGACAAGGTGTATCTGGGTCGCGCTTACGAGCTGAACGGCCAGTACGCTCAGGCTGACAGCCTATACGGTGTGGTTCTAACCGAGCGTCCGAACTACGTGCCCGGCTACCAGATGCGTGCCCGGGCCAATGCTAACATCGACAAAGACTCGAAGCAGGGCTTGGCTAAGCCTTACTACGAGAAATACATCGAGGTAGCAGGTTCTTCGGCTGATGCTGCTAAGTACAAGACTGGCCTGATCGAGGCCAACAAGTACCTTGGTTACTACTACTATCAGAAGGGTGACAAGACGGCTGCTCTGCCCTACTGGCAGCAGGCTCTGGCTCTGGACCCCAACGACCAGCAGGCCAAGACCGCAATAGCTGAAATCAATAAGCCTAAGACCGCCGCTAAAGCGCCGGTAAAGCGTAAGTAA
- the mazG gene encoding nucleoside triphosphate pyrophosphohydrolase — MENTSSARRPAQLEAFGRLLDVLDRLRTECPWDKKQTLESLRHLTIEETYELSDAIIRGDLTDLKKELGDVMLHLTFYAKIASEQGAFDIADVLNAQCEKLIFRHPHIYGNTTADTEEDVKRNWEQLKLQEKGNSSVLGGVPSSLPALVKAMRIQEKARGAGFDWERPEKVWEKVQEELQEFQAEFVTPYPSEANQASAAAEFGDLLFSLINFARHAGINPEEALERTNRKFIQRFQYLESAAAEDGHQLRDLTLAQMDTYWEQAKKLPPVTPPTPGLK; from the coding sequence ATGGAAAATACCTCTTCTGCCCGTCGGCCGGCTCAGCTGGAAGCTTTCGGCCGCCTGCTCGACGTACTGGACCGCCTGCGAACTGAGTGCCCCTGGGACAAAAAGCAGACTCTGGAAAGCCTGCGACATCTTACCATTGAGGAAACATACGAACTCAGCGACGCCATCATTCGCGGCGACTTAACCGACCTGAAAAAGGAGTTAGGCGACGTAATGCTTCACCTGACTTTTTACGCGAAAATTGCCAGTGAACAAGGCGCATTCGATATTGCTGATGTGCTTAACGCGCAGTGCGAGAAGCTTATATTCCGGCATCCTCACATTTACGGCAACACTACTGCCGACACTGAGGAGGACGTGAAGCGCAACTGGGAGCAACTAAAATTGCAGGAGAAAGGGAACTCCTCGGTCCTGGGCGGCGTACCAAGCTCGTTGCCCGCCTTGGTAAAAGCCATGCGCATCCAGGAAAAAGCCAGAGGCGCTGGTTTCGACTGGGAGCGGCCGGAGAAGGTGTGGGAGAAAGTACAGGAAGAGCTACAGGAGTTTCAGGCTGAGTTTGTAACTCCCTACCCTTCGGAGGCTAACCAAGCGTCAGCTGCCGCCGAATTTGGCGATTTGCTCTTCTCTCTAATCAATTTTGCCCGTCACGCCGGAATCAACCCTGAAGAGGCCTTGGAGCGCACCAATCGTAAGTTTATTCAGCGTTTTCAGTATCTAGAGTCGGCAGCAGCTGAGGATGGTCACCAGCTCCGCGACCTTACGCTGGCTCAGATGGATACATACTGGGAACAGGCGAAAAAGCTACCCCCCGTAACGCCTCCAACCCCGGGTCTGAAATAG
- a CDS encoding RluA family pseudouridine synthase, protein MYHDPEEFPDPIADANNSGYPSGANEAQDDEDGDELYEHHRIRADRRQELLRLDKFLLNRLPSTSRTRIQNAIRAEAVQVNDRPVKSNYRVKPLDVITITLPEPPREFKVVPEPMDLDIRYEDAELLIVNKPAGLVVHPAYGNWNGTLVNGLAYHLQNLPTGRNGEIRPGLVHRIDKDTSGLLVIGKTEFAMTHLSNQFFHHTIERTYLALVWGVPKEEQGTIQGHIGRSLKDRKVQAVFPDGDYGKHAVTHYKVLQSFAGKVALLQCNLETGRTHQIRAHMKHIGHPLFGDATYGGDKIVYGQRTGAYKTFAEKMLGAMPRQALHAKSLGFEHPVTHTQMQFEAELPADFEFLLSKWSEFAQNGA, encoded by the coding sequence ATGTACCACGATCCAGAAGAATTTCCTGACCCCATTGCTGATGCGAATAACTCCGGCTACCCCTCTGGAGCAAACGAAGCGCAGGATGATGAGGACGGAGACGAGTTATATGAGCACCACCGGATTCGGGCCGACCGGCGGCAGGAATTGCTGCGCCTGGATAAGTTTCTGCTGAACCGCCTGCCCAGTACCTCCCGCACACGCATCCAGAATGCTATTAGGGCAGAGGCAGTGCAGGTGAACGACCGACCCGTAAAGTCGAACTATCGGGTAAAACCCCTGGATGTTATTACGATTACGCTGCCGGAGCCGCCCCGTGAGTTCAAGGTAGTGCCGGAGCCCATGGACCTCGATATTCGCTACGAAGATGCAGAGTTGTTGATCGTAAACAAGCCCGCTGGGCTGGTGGTACATCCGGCGTATGGCAACTGGAACGGGACGCTGGTAAATGGGCTGGCTTATCACCTGCAGAACCTTCCTACGGGCCGTAACGGTGAAATAAGGCCCGGGCTGGTACATCGCATCGACAAAGACACTTCCGGGCTGCTGGTGATTGGTAAAACTGAATTTGCTATGACTCATCTTTCCAACCAGTTCTTTCATCATACCATCGAGCGCACCTACTTGGCCTTGGTGTGGGGGGTGCCAAAGGAGGAGCAAGGCACCATCCAGGGACACATTGGGCGCAGCCTGAAAGACCGAAAGGTGCAGGCCGTATTTCCTGACGGTGATTATGGCAAGCATGCCGTCACGCACTATAAAGTGCTGCAATCATTTGCTGGTAAGGTAGCCCTGCTCCAGTGCAACCTCGAAACCGGTCGTACACACCAGATTCGGGCGCATATGAAACACATTGGGCATCCCTTGTTTGGCGATGCCACGTACGGAGGCGACAAGATCGTATATGGGCAGCGAACGGGTGCCTACAAGACGTTTGCCGAGAAAATGCTGGGTGCTATGCCACGACAGGCCCTGCACGCCAAATCACTGGGCTTCGAGCACCCAGTAACCCACACGCAGATGCAGTTTGAAGCGGAGCTGCCAGCTGATTTCGAGTTTCTGTTATCCAAATGGAGTGAGTTTGCGCAAAACGGGGCGTAG
- a CDS encoding PstS family phosphate ABC transporter substrate-binding protein — protein MSAPTGNISKKTGMTHAKFWGFGLIVASLGLGSCGDNSGSAAQATDTPTSGSIRIGVDETFEPILTSQVDTFQKLYTSAKIQAEYQPEGKVMEAFLADSIRLAVVSRDLTTDERTRLERLKIVPRSIRIGVDGVAIVVHPSNPDSLLTMAQLRGIFTGQQQQWSQLSPTNKLGDITVVFDNNSSSTARFVQDSVTHGAALTKTAYASKSNPALLDYVASHPNAIGVIGVNWISDRDDAAVQKFLKRVRVVGVSAKTTGSTPSDYIQPYQGYLAQKVYPLRRELYVISREARAGLGTGFASFVAGNKGQLIILKSGLMPATGQVRLIDVKPQ, from the coding sequence TTGTCCGCACCTACCGGCAACATTTCAAAAAAAACAGGGATGACGCACGCTAAATTTTGGGGTTTCGGACTTATAGTGGCTAGTCTGGGGCTAGGTAGCTGTGGAGATAATTCCGGCTCCGCAGCTCAAGCCACCGATACTCCGACCAGTGGATCCATCCGTATTGGAGTTGACGAAACGTTTGAGCCCATCCTGACTTCGCAGGTAGATACTTTTCAGAAACTGTACACCAGTGCCAAAATTCAGGCAGAGTACCAGCCGGAAGGAAAAGTAATGGAAGCTTTTCTGGCTGATAGCATCCGGCTGGCAGTTGTATCCCGTGACCTTACCACGGACGAACGCACCCGGTTGGAACGCTTGAAGATAGTTCCGCGTTCTATCCGTATTGGGGTTGATGGAGTAGCTATTGTGGTGCACCCCAGTAACCCCGATTCGTTGCTTACCATGGCGCAGCTGCGCGGCATTTTTACCGGGCAGCAGCAGCAATGGTCGCAGCTCAGCCCAACTAACAAGCTGGGTGACATTACCGTTGTATTTGACAACAACAGCTCTAGCACTGCTCGGTTTGTGCAAGACTCCGTAACGCACGGCGCCGCACTTACCAAAACAGCTTACGCTTCCAAATCAAACCCGGCCCTGTTGGATTACGTTGCCAGTCATCCGAACGCTATTGGCGTAATTGGGGTAAACTGGATTAGTGACCGGGACGATGCAGCGGTTCAGAAGTTCTTGAAGCGTGTCCGGGTGGTAGGGGTTAGCGCCAAAACTACTGGTTCTACCCCTTCAGACTACATCCAGCCTTATCAGGGTTATCTAGCCCAGAAAGTGTATCCCCTGCGGCGTGAGTTGTACGTAATCAGCCGGGAAGCAAGGGCCGGACTTGGCACCGGTTTTGCATCTTTTGTTGCGGGCAACAAGGGTCAGCTGATCATATTGAAATCTGGCCTGATGCCTGCGACCGGACAGGTTCGTCTTATCGACGTAAAGCCCCAGTAG